A region from the Myxococcales bacterium genome encodes:
- a CDS encoding RpiB/LacA/LacB family sugar-phosphate isomerase — MRIAICSDENYPLHAQIADDLTTRGHILAKYGSFSEKDGGPWALVAEQAARAVAQGACAEGIFFCWTGTGISIAANKIRGVRAALCNDAVTAAGARTWNHANVLCLSNRLLSGDVAKEIFDAWFSTPFEERGQEGVRALSEVEKRHCRL, encoded by the coding sequence ATGCGCATTGCAATATGCTCCGATGAGAATTACCCGCTGCACGCTCAAATTGCCGATGACTTGACCACAAGAGGGCACATTCTTGCCAAATATGGCAGTTTTTCCGAGAAAGATGGCGGGCCATGGGCGCTAGTCGCCGAGCAGGCCGCCAGGGCGGTCGCCCAAGGAGCATGCGCAGAAGGTATCTTTTTCTGTTGGACCGGCACCGGAATCAGTATCGCGGCCAACAAAATTCGTGGCGTGCGTGCCGCGCTATGTAATGACGCTGTTACAGCGGCAGGCGCGCGTACGTGGAACCATGCCAACGTGTTGTGTTTGTCCAACCGTTTGCTTTCGGGAGACGTGGCGAAGGAAATATTTGATGCATGGTTTAGTACGCCTTTCGAGGAACGGGGGCAAGAAGGTGTAAGGGCGCTGAGCGAGGTGGAAAAGCGGCACTGCCGGCTGTAA
- the trmB gene encoding tRNA (guanosine(46)-N7)-methyltransferase TrmB has product MTSPGLPQAAAPNYQALAPHLGEGPQDLLSLFSNTGEAELEIEIGFGRGASLLERARLMPDALLVGFEVKAKLAVLVANRCKREALANVRVFADDAALALVRCGPNHSVGRVMIYFPDPWWKKRHAKRRVLNTRLLDELGRLLKVGGELFVQTDVEDRALSYHQLIEAHPAFDFGGASGWIEHNPFLAKSNREIRAERHGLPIWRLLAYRRSNDLC; this is encoded by the coding sequence GTGACGTCGCCCGGTTTGCCTCAGGCGGCAGCCCCCAACTACCAGGCCCTCGCCCCCCACTTGGGTGAAGGCCCTCAGGATCTCCTAAGCTTGTTCTCGAACACAGGGGAGGCTGAACTCGAGATCGAAATCGGTTTTGGAAGAGGCGCCTCTCTCCTAGAACGGGCAAGGCTCATGCCCGATGCTTTACTCGTGGGCTTTGAAGTAAAAGCGAAGCTGGCAGTTTTGGTCGCTAATCGCTGCAAACGTGAAGCACTCGCGAACGTTCGCGTTTTTGCTGACGATGCGGCCCTGGCACTGGTCCGATGCGGGCCAAATCACAGTGTCGGGCGGGTGATGATATATTTTCCCGATCCATGGTGGAAAAAGCGCCACGCCAAACGGCGTGTGCTCAACACGCGACTTCTTGATGAGCTCGGGCGACTGCTTAAGGTGGGCGGAGAACTTTTCGTGCAAACCGATGTGGAAGACAGGGCATTGTCTTACCACCAACTTATCGAGGCGCATCCGGCGTTCGACTTTGGAGGCGCCTCCGGCTGGATCGAGCACAATCCGTTCTTGGCCAAGTCCAACCGCGAGATTCGCGCCGAGCGGCACGGCCTTCCGATTTGGCGGCTGCTTGCGTATAGGCGCTCGAACGACCTGTGCTAG
- a CDS encoding DUF1015 domain-containing protein yields MAQLFPIHAIRFAQACNGQDISSYISPPYDVLDEEPKQALLRANPCNIVAVDLPVTPPKTVGPDEAYAQAKMQYQQWLAEGVLVADPGAILYAYEQRFHIDNHAHTRRGLFATVATEEYNRPHGVFRHENTIRGGTDDRLKLMTATNAQLSPVFAVFDDADGLVQTELLQQCEARGSDFWGRTSHDQVEHHCWRINDEEVLARLRNALLPKDVFVADGHHRYTTAFNYAKQHPNTGEAARCLSVLVPMQDPGVVVLPTHRIIVGLKDFSMEALTRALNEEPDLELMGPVDPAQDAHQLARDLPRHDHHAIGLVDPSSGRAYILRACSEDPLAKYMPDHPRVWRTLDIAVLHTLFLERVLKRHFGGESVTYKYHHDIDQGLDLAKSSHNGLLALVQPTSLDEVCQVAKADAVMPPKSTFFYPKLATGMVINALTSRGHNTD; encoded by the coding sequence ATGGCGCAACTATTTCCCATTCATGCGATCCGTTTTGCACAGGCGTGTAACGGTCAAGACATCAGTAGTTATATTTCCCCCCCGTACGATGTGCTCGATGAGGAACCGAAGCAGGCCCTTTTGCGAGCAAACCCGTGCAATATAGTCGCCGTGGATTTGCCGGTCACGCCGCCGAAAACCGTGGGTCCCGATGAAGCCTACGCCCAAGCCAAAATGCAGTACCAACAGTGGCTCGCCGAGGGGGTATTGGTCGCAGACCCAGGGGCGATACTCTACGCGTATGAACAACGGTTTCATATCGACAACCACGCTCATACGCGCCGAGGGCTGTTCGCGACGGTGGCGACTGAAGAATACAATCGCCCCCACGGCGTTTTTCGACACGAGAACACAATTCGTGGCGGCACCGACGATCGACTAAAGCTCATGACCGCAACGAACGCGCAACTGTCACCCGTCTTCGCCGTTTTCGATGATGCCGACGGTCTTGTGCAAACAGAACTGCTCCAGCAGTGCGAAGCGCGTGGCAGCGATTTTTGGGGACGTACGTCGCACGACCAGGTTGAACATCACTGCTGGCGCATCAACGATGAAGAGGTGCTAGCGCGCCTGCGTAATGCTTTGTTGCCGAAGGATGTCTTCGTCGCCGATGGCCACCATCGTTACACTACCGCGTTTAATTATGCCAAACAGCATCCGAACACCGGAGAAGCGGCGCGGTGCCTTTCAGTCTTGGTCCCCATGCAAGATCCGGGCGTGGTCGTATTGCCGACACATCGCATCATTGTGGGCCTGAAGGATTTCAGCATGGAGGCCCTCACTCGCGCCCTGAACGAGGAACCGGATTTGGAGCTGATGGGCCCTGTTGATCCCGCGCAAGATGCGCACCAACTGGCCCGCGATCTTCCACGTCACGACCACCATGCCATTGGACTTGTGGATCCAAGCAGTGGGCGGGCGTATATATTGCGCGCATGCTCCGAAGACCCGCTCGCTAAATACATGCCTGATCATCCCAGGGTCTGGAGGACGTTGGACATTGCCGTTTTGCACACTTTGTTCCTCGAGCGGGTGCTTAAGCGACACTTCGGGGGAGAGTCGGTGACCTACAAATACCACCACGACATCGACCAAGGTCTTGATCTCGCCAAGTCATCACACAACGGCCTCTTGGCATTGGTGCAACCCACCTCTTTAGACGAGGTGTGCCAGGTTGCAAAGGCCGATGCCGTGATGCCCCCCAAAAGCACCTTCTTTTATCCCAAGCTTGCCACGGGCATGGTGATCAATGCCCTAACTTCACGCGGGCACAACACAGACTGA
- a CDS encoding glycosyltransferase family 4 protein, translating to MSPLRIAQVAPLFESVPPKLYGGTERVVSYLTEELVRQGHEVTLFASGDSITQAKLIAPCERALRLDDRVVDHMSRHILMLELLARRASAFDIVHSHIDYLPFPVYRRLSIPTVTTLHGRLDLPELADIFAEFSDAPVVSISMSQRQPLPQAHWVGNVDHGLPDDLYTFHPKAGEYLAFLGRISPEKRVDSAISLAIAENLPLKISAKIDQVDATYFETVIKPMLDHPLIEFLGEIGDSEKDGFLGNALALLFPIDWPEPFGLVMVEALACGTPILARCRGSVPEIMESGTTGFVYETEAEGQSALRNIRAIDRRACRKAFEQRFTARIMAQNYLEIYRALLESPPNA from the coding sequence ATGTCGCCTTTACGCATCGCACAAGTCGCACCGCTGTTCGAGAGCGTGCCGCCGAAACTATACGGCGGAACAGAACGCGTGGTCTCATATCTGACGGAGGAGCTTGTTCGCCAGGGGCACGAAGTGACACTTTTTGCCAGTGGCGATTCCATCACTCAGGCAAAACTGATTGCGCCCTGCGAGCGCGCGTTGCGCCTCGACGATAGAGTGGTGGATCACATGTCACGCCACATCCTCATGCTGGAATTGCTGGCGAGGCGTGCCAGTGCGTTCGACATTGTGCATTCGCATATCGATTATCTTCCATTTCCCGTCTACCGCCGTTTGTCAATTCCCACCGTGACCACACTTCATGGCCGATTGGATTTGCCAGAGCTTGCGGATATCTTTGCGGAGTTTTCCGACGCCCCCGTCGTGTCCATTTCAATGTCCCAGAGGCAGCCCTTGCCGCAGGCACACTGGGTAGGAAATGTGGACCACGGCTTGCCTGACGATCTCTATACGTTTCATCCCAAAGCGGGCGAATATTTAGCGTTTCTTGGGCGGATTTCGCCGGAAAAGCGTGTCGATTCTGCCATCAGTCTGGCCATAGCCGAAAACCTGCCGCTGAAGATCTCGGCAAAAATAGACCAGGTGGATGCAACGTATTTTGAGACTGTCATCAAGCCGATGCTGGATCATCCCTTGATTGAATTTTTGGGTGAAATCGGCGATTCGGAAAAAGATGGCTTCCTGGGTAATGCGCTGGCTTTGCTTTTTCCCATTGACTGGCCTGAGCCCTTCGGTCTGGTCATGGTCGAAGCGCTGGCGTGCGGAACGCCTATACTCGCCCGTTGCAGGGGCTCAGTCCCAGAAATCATGGAGTCCGGAACCACGGGTTTTGTCTATGAAACCGAAGCGGAGGGACAATCCGCCTTACGAAACATCCGCGCCATCGATCGCAGGGCATGCCGTAAGGCCTTTGAGCAACGATTTACTGCGCGTATCATGGCACAGAATTATCTCGAAATATATCGCGCGCTCCTTGAATCCCCACCAAACGCATGA
- a CDS encoding valine--tRNA ligase — translation MPKTYDPSASEDRWYEFWEREGLFTPPQESRPGRQNYVLVIPPPNVTGHLHMGHACRATFEDVLVRYHRMRGYDCLWIPGTDHAGIATQVVVERQLRQQGLSRHDIGRDAFIERVWEWKTRAGGHILKQLRILGASCDWSRERFTMSSELSDAVREAFVRLYEDGLIYRGSRLVNWDVETQTVLSDLEVETQENVQGELFDFAYELPEAQGGGEVVVSTTRPETMLGDTALAVHPDDGRYTHLHGKLVRHPFVDRVIPIITDEVLVDPAFGTGVVKVTPGHDPNDFRAGQRHGLPIINLLNNDGTLNDNAGPFAELDRFAARKAVKAALEAKGLMRGVHPHTMTLPRSQRSGSIVEPIISTQWFLKMKPLAAPALKAVHSGKIQIIPEDWTKTYDHWLTNIEDWCISRQLWWGHQIPAYHCHTCAQVHVSREPPGVCTKCGGTSLAQDPDVLDTWFSSGLWPFSTLGWPNCTPDLARFYPTSDLETAYDILFFWVARMIMLGLYFMGDVPFRRVLLAGMVTDERGEKMSKVKGNVIDPIHVIKGIDGTALLAEAQASGASSRGLEYLKRTYPDGFSAYGADALRMTLLSYSPQTRKIPVAIKRIEGYRNFCNKLWNAARYTLMQLGDHPHPVAAQQPCESLFNRWILSRLARVITEAREGIEQYRLDEASGALYHFVWDEYCDWYLELSKPLLADPKYASETRTTLLFVMEHTLRLLHPMMPFITEELWQRFPKVDSAPLSIMLADYPHQDTGALDESAEAEVALLQQVIIAARTIRAEHDIARSTILPLTVRVTRAAHQNLFTRESSAIQALCKAALSVEMSGDTSVPAGTAFAHVQDIMILVPLLGLLDPQKERARLERELAKVVKDLNSIRGKLSNPSFTDRAPAALVERERARLADLDAAQRRLIETLDNTPRDDIS, via the coding sequence ATTCCAAAAACTTACGACCCGAGCGCGAGCGAAGACCGGTGGTACGAATTTTGGGAGCGTGAAGGACTGTTCACCCCGCCTCAAGAATCACGCCCGGGCCGGCAAAACTACGTGCTGGTCATTCCCCCTCCTAACGTCACGGGGCATCTGCATATGGGCCATGCGTGCCGCGCGACTTTCGAGGATGTCCTCGTACGCTACCATCGAATGCGCGGCTATGATTGCCTATGGATTCCTGGAACCGACCATGCCGGCATTGCGACGCAAGTCGTCGTGGAGCGGCAGCTTCGACAGCAAGGACTAAGCAGGCACGACATTGGTCGAGACGCGTTTATTGAACGCGTATGGGAGTGGAAGACTCGGGCCGGCGGGCACATCCTCAAGCAGCTGCGTATTTTAGGCGCCTCGTGCGATTGGTCGCGGGAGCGCTTCACGATGAGCTCTGAGCTCAGCGATGCAGTGCGCGAAGCGTTTGTGCGTCTTTACGAAGACGGGCTTATTTACCGAGGCAGTCGACTCGTCAACTGGGACGTGGAAACTCAAACTGTGCTTTCGGACCTAGAAGTCGAAACCCAGGAGAACGTGCAGGGTGAACTTTTCGACTTTGCGTACGAGCTCCCTGAGGCACAAGGCGGTGGCGAAGTCGTCGTTTCGACCACACGCCCTGAGACGATGTTAGGCGACACGGCGCTTGCTGTGCACCCCGATGATGGCCGTTACACGCATTTGCATGGCAAACTGGTGCGTCACCCTTTTGTGGATCGCGTCATTCCCATCATCACCGACGAAGTGCTTGTCGATCCAGCCTTCGGCACTGGTGTGGTGAAGGTCACCCCTGGCCATGATCCCAATGACTTTAGAGCGGGCCAGCGGCACGGGTTGCCGATCATCAATCTGCTCAATAACGATGGAACACTCAATGACAACGCAGGGCCTTTCGCAGAGCTGGATCGTTTCGCAGCTCGAAAAGCCGTCAAAGCCGCGCTCGAAGCCAAGGGGCTAATGCGCGGCGTGCACCCGCATACAATGACGTTGCCGCGTTCGCAGCGCTCAGGCAGCATCGTTGAGCCCATCATATCTACGCAGTGGTTTCTGAAGATGAAGCCTTTGGCGGCACCAGCGCTAAAAGCGGTCCACTCTGGCAAGATCCAGATCATTCCCGAGGACTGGACCAAAACTTACGATCACTGGCTTACCAATATCGAAGACTGGTGCATTTCGCGACAGCTCTGGTGGGGGCATCAGATCCCCGCATACCATTGCCATACCTGTGCGCAAGTGCATGTCAGCCGCGAGCCGCCGGGGGTATGTACCAAATGCGGCGGCACTTCACTCGCGCAGGATCCGGATGTGCTGGATACATGGTTTAGCTCGGGCCTCTGGCCGTTTTCCACTTTGGGATGGCCCAATTGCACGCCCGACCTTGCGCGCTTCTATCCCACTTCGGATTTGGAAACTGCTTACGACATTTTATTCTTCTGGGTTGCGCGAATGATCATGCTCGGCCTTTATTTCATGGGCGATGTGCCATTTCGGCGTGTGCTCTTGGCAGGCATGGTCACGGATGAACGGGGCGAAAAGATGTCCAAGGTCAAAGGGAATGTCATCGATCCGATTCATGTCATCAAAGGCATCGATGGCACCGCCCTGCTCGCGGAAGCTCAGGCCAGCGGCGCTTCTTCCCGCGGCCTCGAATATCTCAAACGGACGTATCCCGATGGGTTTTCGGCATACGGTGCCGACGCCCTGCGGATGACGCTGCTCAGTTATTCGCCGCAAACGCGTAAAATTCCAGTCGCCATTAAGCGCATCGAGGGCTACCGCAATTTTTGCAATAAGCTTTGGAACGCCGCGCGCTACACACTCATGCAACTCGGGGACCACCCGCACCCTGTCGCTGCGCAGCAGCCGTGCGAGAGTCTTTTTAACCGCTGGATTTTGTCGCGCCTCGCCCGCGTCATCACAGAGGCCCGCGAAGGCATTGAACAATATCGGTTAGACGAAGCATCTGGCGCGCTTTATCACTTTGTTTGGGATGAGTACTGCGACTGGTATTTAGAGCTTTCCAAGCCTCTTTTGGCCGATCCCAAATATGCATCCGAAACCCGCACGACGTTGCTTTTCGTGATGGAACACACCCTGCGTCTGCTTCACCCCATGATGCCCTTCATTACCGAAGAGCTATGGCAGCGTTTCCCAAAGGTTGACTCAGCGCCTCTTAGCATTATGCTCGCCGATTATCCGCACCAAGACACCGGAGCTCTCGACGAAAGCGCCGAAGCCGAGGTGGCCCTCTTACAGCAGGTCATCATTGCTGCGCGAACGATTCGGGCCGAACACGACATTGCGCGAAGCACAATATTGCCGCTCACGGTCCGAGTCACCCGCGCCGCACATCAGAATCTTTTTACCCGAGAATCCAGCGCCATCCAGGCGCTATGCAAAGCCGCTCTCAGCGTGGAAATGTCTGGTGACACCTCTGTTCCGGCCGGGACCGCATTCGCTCATGTCCAGGATATCATGATATTGGTTCCCCTTTTAGGGTTACTCGATCCCCAAAAAGAGCGTGCTCGCCTCGAGCGCGAACTTGCCAAGGTCGTCAAAGATCTAAACAGCATCCGGGGAAAGCTCTCGAACCCAAGCTTCACCGACCGCGCTCCGGCGGCGCTCGTGGAGAGAGAACGGGCACGATTGGCCGATCTCGATGCCGCTCAGAGACGCTTGATTGAAACTCTCGACAATACGCCGCGAGACGACATAAGCTAG
- a CDS encoding sugar porter family MFS transporter has protein sequence MDQATKPRNGFVAFIATIAATGGLLFGFDTGVISGALNFLKDGWNLTASELEWVTSAVLVGAVMGAASSGRITDVFGRKKVILVTAVIFAFGAIATGLAPTLPILILGRVVIGIAIGVASFAVPLYISEISPTKSRGALVSLNQLMITIGILASYVSDYIIADDSNLESWRWMFLMGFFPALILLMGMFFLPETPRWLIGRKRHDEGLAILRKLEEPALVNDAYEALRNEVVGGSGADTQGASDIMQPWLHRALFIGVGIMFFQQFTGINTIIYYSPVIFKMAGFIGNTESIVPAVIVGVVNVLFTVVSMLLIDRVGRRPIYFVGTLGMVVSLIALGGAFFFQGMIGPFTKYLTVISILVYIMFFALSLGPLGWLILSEVFPLSVRGVGMSLGSLSNWLFNLVVAFTFLKLVHALSPAGAFWLYAAVGSLGLVWGYVFLPETKGKSLEQIEAHWRHGAPL, from the coding sequence GCCACGGGTGGGTTATTGTTTGGCTTCGATACCGGCGTAATCTCGGGGGCGCTGAATTTTCTCAAAGACGGCTGGAACCTCACCGCTTCCGAGCTCGAATGGGTGACATCGGCGGTGTTGGTGGGCGCGGTGATGGGCGCAGCATCGAGCGGACGCATCACGGATGTGTTTGGTAGAAAGAAAGTCATCTTGGTCACGGCCGTGATATTCGCCTTTGGGGCCATTGCGACTGGGCTTGCGCCCACTTTACCTATACTTATCCTTGGCCGCGTTGTTATCGGCATCGCGATCGGTGTCGCATCTTTTGCGGTTCCTCTTTATATCTCCGAAATATCGCCCACAAAGAGCCGGGGTGCGTTGGTGTCATTGAATCAACTTATGATCACCATCGGCATTCTCGCCTCGTACGTCAGCGATTACATCATCGCCGACGATTCAAACTTAGAATCATGGCGCTGGATGTTTTTGATGGGTTTCTTTCCCGCGCTGATCTTGTTGATGGGAATGTTTTTTTTGCCCGAAACCCCCCGGTGGCTCATTGGCAGAAAGCGCCATGACGAAGGGTTAGCTATTCTTCGAAAACTTGAAGAGCCTGCCCTCGTGAACGACGCATACGAAGCCCTTCGCAACGAGGTTGTAGGGGGCAGCGGCGCGGATACCCAGGGCGCTTCTGACATTATGCAGCCGTGGCTGCATAGAGCGCTTTTTATAGGCGTGGGTATTATGTTTTTCCAACAATTTACCGGCATCAATACCATCATTTATTACTCGCCGGTGATTTTCAAAATGGCGGGCTTCATTGGCAATACCGAATCAATTGTACCCGCCGTCATCGTCGGAGTGGTCAACGTGCTCTTTACGGTGGTTTCCATGCTGCTCATTGACCGTGTGGGACGACGCCCCATCTATTTTGTCGGGACCTTGGGCATGGTGGTTTCGCTGATCGCACTGGGCGGCGCGTTTTTCTTCCAAGGTATGATTGGACCTTTTACCAAGTACCTGACCGTAATCAGTATCCTCGTTTACATTATGTTCTTTGCATTAAGCCTGGGGCCCCTTGGCTGGTTGATCCTTTCAGAGGTATTCCCCTTGAGTGTGCGAGGGGTGGGGATGAGTCTCGGCTCGCTGTCCAATTGGCTGTTTAATCTCGTAGTGGCTTTTACGTTTCTCAAGTTGGTTCATGCTTTATCTCCCGCCGGCGCATTTTGGTTGTATGCCGCAGTCGGGTCTCTCGGCCTGGTCTGGGGCTATGTGTTTTTGCCCGAGACTAAGGGAAAGAGTCTTGAGCAAATCGAAGCACACTGGCGGCACGGCGCGCCTCTTTGA
- a CDS encoding amylo-alpha-1,6-glucosidase, whose product MTDETTLADDRLRVLKDGEIFALFNRFGDIHERGSRSQGIYYCGTRFLSGMELSMDGKLPVLLSSTTKDDNAMLTADLATPTDPRLVGEGLDADPIHILRTSYLLDHTCYARIVLHNFSEKPAHHLVQLRFSADYADVFEVRGYQRKKRGEMQEPTLTGDTLIYGYIGLDDVLRQTHIKFSAPPDRFCEGMTDYHVSLAPGEDFTLDIRIHCIEPHEPERHPLVYTNYQSGLDELTRRMQHARQHACSITTSNEIFNQWIDRSFEDLQMLLTDTEFGRYPYAGTPWFSTPFGRDGIVTALECLWIEPRIAKGVLAYLAATQATSYEPARDAEPGKVVHEIRRGEVSSLSELPFGRYYGSADATPLFVYLAGAYFQRTGDLASIQKLWPHLESAIAWIENDGDKDGDGYVEYGRVAPGGLVHQGWKDSKDSVFYSDGTSAEGPIALCEVQAYVYGAYTHASLLAKALGLNARAEELERKADDLRMRFDRDFWCEALGTYALALDGKKHPCCVRTSNAGQCLFSGIALPERAHLVAEQLMNDAGYSGWGIRTLAANERRYNPLSYHNGSVWPHDNALIGWGFSMYGLQHHASKILDDLYQASYNFDLHRLPELFCGFSKRSGEGPTLYPVACNPQAWAAGAVYLLLQATLGLVVNDQASAVEFHAPVLPASLDEVSLTNLKVGEGFVDLRLRRYNHDVSVDVLRSKGDIRLHIIK is encoded by the coding sequence ATGACTGACGAAACCACACTGGCCGACGACCGTTTGCGGGTGCTCAAGGATGGGGAAATCTTCGCCCTTTTCAACCGCTTCGGGGATATCCATGAGCGCGGATCGCGGTCCCAAGGGATCTATTACTGCGGCACAAGGTTCTTGAGTGGGATGGAATTAAGCATGGACGGTAAGCTACCTGTCCTTCTGAGTTCGACCACGAAAGACGACAACGCGATGTTAACCGCGGATTTGGCTACGCCCACCGACCCGCGCCTCGTGGGTGAGGGGTTGGACGCCGATCCTATTCATATACTGCGCACAAGTTATCTTCTCGACCACACCTGTTACGCGCGTATAGTTTTACACAATTTCAGCGAGAAGCCTGCCCACCATCTCGTACAACTCCGATTCTCTGCCGACTATGCTGATGTGTTCGAGGTGCGCGGTTATCAGCGAAAGAAACGCGGAGAAATGCAGGAGCCCACTCTCACAGGCGATACGCTCATCTATGGATATATCGGCCTCGATGATGTTTTGCGTCAAACGCATATTAAATTTTCAGCCCCACCTGATCGTTTTTGTGAAGGCATGACGGACTATCACGTGTCCTTGGCTCCAGGGGAAGACTTTACGCTGGATATCCGCATCCATTGCATAGAACCTCATGAGCCCGAGCGCCACCCTCTTGTCTATACCAATTATCAAAGCGGCTTAGACGAGCTGACGCGACGAATGCAACACGCACGTCAGCACGCTTGCAGCATTACCACGTCGAACGAGATATTCAATCAATGGATCGATCGCTCATTCGAAGACCTGCAAATGCTCCTCACTGACACGGAATTCGGGCGATATCCGTACGCCGGTACCCCCTGGTTTAGCACGCCCTTCGGCAGGGATGGCATCGTGACCGCGTTAGAGTGTCTCTGGATCGAGCCGCGCATCGCCAAAGGTGTGTTAGCATACCTAGCGGCCACCCAAGCCACCTCTTATGAGCCTGCGCGAGACGCCGAGCCGGGAAAAGTTGTTCACGAGATTCGCCGAGGTGAGGTCTCAAGCCTTAGCGAGCTTCCTTTCGGACGGTATTACGGCAGCGCCGACGCAACTCCCCTGTTTGTCTATCTAGCAGGAGCGTATTTCCAGCGTACAGGCGACTTGGCGAGCATTCAAAAGTTATGGCCCCATCTCGAATCGGCGATTGCGTGGATTGAAAATGATGGCGACAAAGATGGCGACGGATATGTCGAATACGGACGCGTTGCCCCCGGTGGTCTGGTCCATCAAGGATGGAAAGATTCAAAGGATTCGGTGTTTTATTCAGATGGCACCTCTGCCGAGGGACCCATTGCGTTGTGTGAGGTGCAGGCATACGTGTATGGTGCCTATACGCACGCATCTTTATTGGCCAAAGCGCTGGGACTTAACGCGCGCGCTGAGGAACTGGAGCGAAAAGCAGACGATCTGCGCATGCGCTTCGACCGGGACTTTTGGTGTGAAGCGCTCGGCACCTACGCCTTAGCGCTTGATGGCAAAAAGCATCCCTGTTGCGTTCGCACGTCGAATGCGGGCCAGTGCTTGTTTTCGGGTATTGCCCTTCCTGAACGTGCGCACCTGGTCGCCGAACAACTCATGAACGATGCTGGTTATAGCGGATGGGGCATCCGCACCCTCGCTGCCAACGAACGCCGTTATAATCCACTGTCGTATCACAACGGCTCGGTCTGGCCTCACGACAATGCGCTTATCGGATGGGGGTTTTCTATGTATGGCCTGCAGCATCACGCCAGCAAAATTTTGGACGACTTGTACCAGGCTTCTTATAATTTCGACCTTCACCGACTCCCGGAACTTTTCTGCGGATTCTCAAAACGAAGTGGTGAGGGACCAACTCTTTATCCAGTGGCGTGCAATCCGCAAGCGTGGGCAGCAGGCGCGGTGTATCTCCTGCTTCAGGCTACCTTGGGACTGGTCGTCAACGATCAGGCGAGTGCCGTGGAGTTTCATGCTCCAGTGCTCCCCGCGAGCCTCGATGAAGTTTCGCTCACTAACCTGAAAGTGGGCGAGGGGTTTGTTGACTTGCGCCTCAGACGATATAATCACGACGTTTCGGTAGACGTGCTGCGCTCGAAGGGTGATATCCGTTTACACATTATCAAATAG
- a CDS encoding response regulator, translating into MALTILAVDDSATMRTILEMSFAGEGAKIISVSSADSALARITEVRPDVVILDNSLPGMPSYELCRQLKRSAPQVRALVLASEHYPYDDAKGRQAGVDGSLSKPFETQVLIERVRELTSRKSAEPGIAAGPAVAAPPPAVARPDAAAAARLRQKTVMGTGTAMPAVSAQPPAAFRRAEPTSGLRAPGRAQEGPAASMGRPGERLSLGTAATQQQPVSHPPAASMPGPLPERLSSLGLTHQQVESVMALSREIIEQVVWEVVPELAETLIREELRRLTAK; encoded by the coding sequence ATGGCCTTAACCATTCTCGCCGTTGACGATAGCGCGACCATGCGGACCATCTTGGAGATGAGTTTCGCTGGCGAGGGTGCAAAGATCATCAGCGTGTCGAGCGCCGATTCGGCGCTTGCCCGCATCACCGAAGTGCGTCCAGATGTGGTGATCTTGGACAACTCCTTGCCCGGTATGCCCAGCTACGAGCTGTGCCGTCAGCTTAAGCGCAGTGCGCCGCAAGTGCGGGCCTTGGTGCTTGCTAGCGAGCATTACCCCTACGATGATGCCAAGGGACGCCAGGCCGGTGTCGATGGTTCCCTATCGAAACCCTTCGAGACTCAGGTCCTGATTGAACGCGTCCGAGAGCTCACCAGCCGCAAGAGTGCGGAGCCCGGTATTGCCGCCGGTCCGGCGGTCGCTGCACCACCTCCGGCCGTCGCACGCCCTGATGCTGCGGCAGCCGCGAGGCTGCGGCAGAAAACCGTGATGGGGACGGGAACGGCGATGCCCGCGGTATCGGCTCAACCGCCGGCTGCGTTTCGCCGCGCGGAGCCGACGTCGGGCCTTCGCGCGCCCGGCCGAGCCCAGGAAGGACCCGCCGCCAGCATGGGACGTCCCGGGGAACGCTTATCGCTAGGCACGGCGGCCACTCAACAGCAGCCTGTGTCGCACCCTCCTGCCGCCTCAATGCCTGGCCCGCTTCCAGAACGGCTTTCATCCCTGGGTCTTACGCATCAACAGGTCGAGAGTGTCATGGCCCTCTCGCGCGAGATCATCGAGCAAGTGGTGTGGGAGGTTGTGCCCGAACTCGCCGAGACGCTCATCCGCGAAGAACTCCGACGCTTGACCGCCAAGTAG